In a single window of the Palaemon carinicauda isolate YSFRI2023 chromosome 10, ASM3689809v2, whole genome shotgun sequence genome:
- the LOC137648462 gene encoding uncharacterized protein, with product MPKLKQPKGRGRKMDVMEETADRDSPHSSFSSLDMVIPETQQYTSQSQVSCDDDLKKKRVRVSKKDIPDYQWTEETETTLADLVKENPMLFDKKHKEWINKVLKDSRWAYIGSQLEPPATAAQCKKRYENLRTRVGKIMKKEKKSGAGQAQRSGRDDFIMDTWSFLIQHIVRGETVASEEFRGSEGGATTASEVDDDVRSTGTRSQASTTTRKDKGKGSCRTLDTSHSDTYVSEKDFSNILRNLVSKADSSTPTFMGQHKIVHDFSCLLEGYMRAIPVHRWHEFQIECLNLTQRYRDETQVLQQAQQQSSETWAGPQQQQPLQPPVHPPVHQQPPQQQSPWQPPHQQSTWQPPHQQSPWQPPHQQSPWQPPHQQQPWQSPQPGPSHAQPEQQQQHRPASHNWVPQSSPSSLPRTTEWHPGMPTPLSSTPVQVTSPSVPVSSPTLVQAPSPAPSLTSLSAAFKSPLTFPVLTPGTIDSSLDEAMTPSPLYSSKELDTPPVKDKEI from the exons atgcctaaactgaagcagccaaagggaagggggaggaaaatggacgtgatggaggagactgcagatcgagattctcctcattcatcattttcaagtctcgatatggtcatcccggagacacagcagtatacaagccagagccaggtatcctgtgatgacgatttaaagaagaagcgggttcgggtgtctaagaaggacatccctgactaccagtggacggaagagacggagactacgttggccgaccttgtcaaggagaaccccatgctctttgacaagaaacacaaggagtggataaacaaggtgttgaaggacagcaggtgggcatatataggaagccagctggaacctcctgccactgctgcccagtgcaaaaaacgctacgaaaacttgaggacgagggttggcaaaattatgaagaaggagaagaagagtggagctggccaagcccaaaggagtggccgtgatgacttcatcatggacacttggtcgttcctcatacagcacatcgtccggggagagacagtcgccagtgaggagtttcgtggctccgaaggaggtgccacgacagccagcgaagtcgacgatgacgtgaggtcgacggggactcgcagccaggcatctaccaccaccaggaaggacaaggggaaggggtcctgccgaacacttgacacctctcacagcgacacctatgtgtcggagaaggatttcagcaatatattgaggaat cttgtgtcgaaagctgattcgtcaaccccaacgtttatgggccagcacaagattgtgcacgatttttcgtgcctgctggaaggctacatgcgtgccatcccagtacaccgatggcacgaattccaaatagagtgcctcaatctcacacaacgttacagggacgagactcaggtcttgcagcaggcacagcaacaatcctcagagacctgggcaggcccacagcaacagcaacctttacagccccctgtgcatccccctgtgcatcagcaaccccctcagcaacagtcaccttggcagccccctcaccagcagtcaacttggcagccccctcaccagcagtcaccttggcaaccccctcaccagcagtcaccttggcaaccccctcaccagcagcaaccttggcagtcccctcaaccaggaccctcgcatgcacagccagagcagcagcagcagcatcgtccagccagtcataactgggtgccgcagtcaagcccttcttccttgccccgtaccacggagtggcacccagggatgccaactccactgtcatccacccctgtccaggtgacctcgccatcagtgccagtgtcgtcacccacccttgtccaggctccttcaccagcaccttcattaacgtcgctgtcggcggcattcaaaagtccattgaccttccctgtcctgaccccggggaccatcgacagcagccttgatgaagccatgacaccctcacccctctactcgtccaaggagcttgataccccaccagtcaaggacaaggaaatttaa